Genomic window (uncultured Hyphomonas sp.):
GGCGGCCGCCGCGAAGTCGGAAACCGAGCGGCGCAACGGGCCCCAGCCGGGCGAGTGGGCCGTGTTTGCCATGGGCAAGCTTGGCGGCAAGGAACTCACGGCGGGATCCGATCTCGACATCCTCGTCATCTATGATGCCGATCCGATGGAGGCGCAGACCTGGTACACGCGTTTCACGCAGCGCCTGATCACCGCGCTTTCGGCCCCGACGGCGGAAGGCGCGCTCTATGAGGTCGACATGCGCCTGCGCCCCTCCGGCCGGGCCGGGCCCGTGGCCGTCAGCCTGCCGGCCTTCACCTCCTATCAGAACAAGGATGCCTGGACCTGGGAGCATATGGCGCTGACCCGCCTGCGTCCGGTGACAGGCGACCCGGCACTCGGAAGCAAGGTGATGGAGATCGCAATCGACGCCATCACAAGCCGCGCGCAGACGAATGCCGCCTCCATCCCGGCCGACATCACCGACATGCGCCAGCGGCTTTATCGGGAAAAGCCGGGCAAGGGGCTGTGGGATCTCAAAACCGCTGCGGGCGGTCTGATCGATGTGGAATTCATTGTGCAGCAGGACATGCTGATGAGCGGCAGACCGGATGCGATCTGCGCCTCGACGCGGGATGCCATTGCCTATGCGAGCTTCAATGTCGAGGAGCGCCTGGTCCTTACCGAGGGGCTCAGCCTGCTGCAGGCGCTGCAACAGGTCCAGCGCGTCGCCATCGGGACCGAAACGCGGTCGGATGCGATGCCGGCCGGCTTGCGGGACCGGCTTTGCCGCGCGGTTGAAGCGGGCACGTTCCGGGATCTGGAAACTGAATTATCTTCCACAAAATCAAGCCTCCACCAGATCGCTGTGGAAAAACTGCACCTCGATGCGACGGAAAGCTGATCCTCCCCCGTTTTATGAACACTGGCTGCCCTGAACGAGCGGCAGTCCAATGAGAGGAGTTCCCCCTATGAAACGTATTTTTCTCGCGACAGCGTCCCTTGCTGCGGTGGCGATGGTCACCCTGCCTGCAATGGCTGGTCCGCGCGGTGGCCCCGGCAGTGGTCCGGGCATGATGAAAGACCGTATGGTCGAAATGATGGACACGGATGGTGACGGTCAGGTCTCTGACGCGGAAATCAAGGCACACAAAGCGGCGATGTTCGTGGCGATCGACACCAATGGTGACGGTCAGCTTTCGCAGGACGAATTGTCCGCGCACCACGACGTCATGCGCGCCCAGATGCAAGCACGGTTTGAGGAACGCCGCGGCGACCGCGTGGACTACATGTTTGAGCGGTATGACACCAACAAGGATGGGTCGATCACGCGTGATGAAGTGACGGCGGCCCAGGCGGCACGGGCGGCGGAATGGAAAGCAAAAAAAGCTGAACGCAAAGCCCAGTGGGCCGAGAAGGGCGCCCAGATGCAGGCCAAGCGGTTTGCGGACATGGACAAGGACGGCAATGGCACGATCAGCCAGGAAGAGTTCGAATCCGCGCCCATGGGTCACGGCCGGCGCGGTAAGTTCGGCCCGCCCGGCATGGATGACATGCCGCCCCCCCCGCCGCCGGTAGACGAATAAGAGATCGGGCTCAGGCCCGGTAGGGCGGCTCTGCACGCATTCAGCCGGCAAGATGTGTTGAATGCGTGCACCCGCGCCTTAACGGAGTAAGCTCGGTTCCGTGGCTTTCGTATCGGATCTCGACCAGATCACACGGGCGGCGGCGGGTGATCCGTCTGCCGTGGCGTGGCTGGTTGACCGGTACTCGCCCGGTGTTCTGGGCCTGGCGACGCGGATGCTCGGTGATCGGATGGAAGCAGAGGACGTGACACAGGAGACTTTTCTTCGCGCGTGGAAGGCGTTGCCGGGCTGGGAGCCGCGGGCAAAGTTTTCGACCTGGCTGCACCGGGTCGCGCTGAACCTCTGTTACGACATCCTGCGCAAACGGCGGGAATCCCTTCCCGGAGAATTGCCGGAGATGACGGACCCGGAATTAACCCCGCCTGAACGCCTGATGCAGACGGAACGCGTGAAAGCCATTGAAACGGCGATCGCCGCCCTGCCGGAGCGCCAGGCAGCTGCCTTGACGCTTTGTGCCCTGCAAGGACACTCTCAGGTCGAGGCGGCGGAAATAATGGAAACAAGTGAAGAAGCGCTGGAAAGCCTTCTGGCCCGCGCAAGGCGCAGCCTGAGAGCGACACTGGCCGAACGGAGCGTGGCATGAAGGACCGCAGGCACACACCCATCGTGTCGGATGAGCGCATCATCGCGCTGATCGAGGCGTACGGGTCAGATATTTCTGCCTATCCTGAGGCAGAACGGGGCGCTGCGGCGCGCCGGATGGCCGAAGCGCCGGGCGTGTTTGCCCAGGCGCTGGAGGAAGCCCGCCGTCTGGACGATGTCCTGAACCTTGTGCCTGAGGTCGACGTTCCTGCCTCCCTGCGGGACAGCCTGATTGCCGGCGCACCGAAGGCGGCGCGCACCGGACGGGCGAAAACCGGCTTCAGCAGGTTCCTGCCCGGTTGGCTGCCGGCCGGCGCGTTAGCTTCGCTGGCCATGGGTCTGCTGATCGGTGTGAACGTATCGCTACCTACTTCGGTGGCGAACGCCGAGACCAATGATGAAGCCGAGGCCGTTATGTATGCCGCGCTCGGCTTCGGAGACTACGAACTTATGACTGAGACCGAACAATGAGCGATGCGCCTGAAACATCCCGCCCGTGGCCGCGCTGGCTGATCGTTTCGCTGATGGCGAACATGATCCTGCTTGGCTTGCTGGCCGGTTTCCTTTTGCAGTCTGGTCCAACGGGGAAGCCTTATGGCGCGCCACCGGAACGGTCCTCCTGGGCCTCCCGTGATGACGGGAGCCGGGACATCATGAGGCGTGTGTTCCGGCAGGCGTTCAAGGCATCCGGCGAGGAACGTACAGCGCGTGCAGAGGCCCGTGCGCGTCTGGGAGAAGCGGTGGCGGCTGACCCATATGATGCCGATGCCGTCCGTGAGGCGTTCCGGGAATTGAGGGCGGCAGACGATACCGTCAATGAAGCGATGCATGAGGCCATGGTGGACCTTTTCGCCACGATGCCTGTGGACGAGCGCGCAAAGATGGCGCGCTTTCTGAAACACGGCCCGGGGGACAGACGGCCGGAGCGCCGGATGCGGCCCGACCGACCGGGCGGCCCTGGAGAGCGCGGTGCACCGCCGCCGCCTGACATGGAGCCCTGATCAGGGTTTCCTTTCGGCGCCCGCCGTTCCACAGTGGGGACAGAACGGGAGGGCCGAATGAGAGAATATGCCGACTATGATGGGCTGGGACTGGCGGAACTTGTCCGCAGCAAACAGGTCAGCGCTGCTGAATTGCTCGAAGCAGCTGCCACGCGCGCGGAAGCTGCGCAGGAGACGCTGAACTGCTTCAGCGCGCTCTATCCGGATCTTGCGAAAAGCCAGCTCGAAGGCGGGACCGGGGACGGGCCCTTTGCCGGCGTACCCTTCGTCACGAAAGACCTTGCCGTCGAAGTGAAAGGCGCGCCGCTGACCAATGGCTCGGTTGCATGGAAAGGCAATGTCGCCCAGCGGGATTCTGTTCTGACAGAACGTTACCGCAAGGCGGGCCTCATCTTCTTCGGCCAGACAACCACCCCCGAATACGGCCTGACCACCACGACCGAGTCCACGCTTTACGGCCAGACGCGGAACCCGTGGGACCTGACGCGCACCTCCGGTGGCTCGTCCGGCGGAGCCAGCGCAGCCGTGGCGGCAGGTGTGCTGCCCGTGGCGCAGGCCAGCGATGGCGGCGGCTCGATCCGTATTCCGGCGTCCTGTACGGGCCTCTTCGGCATCAAGCCCTCGCGGGGCCGTGTGCCGATGGGGCCGGGGCGGACGGAAGGCTGGAACGGCATGTCGACCGTGCACGCTGTGAGCCGCACCGTGCGCGACAGTGCTGCCCTGCTGGATGCCTGTCATGGCCGGGAGACCGGCAGCCGCTATGTCGCCCCGGCGCCGGACCGTCCGTATCTGGAGGAAGTTTCCCGCGGGCCCAGCAAGCTGCGCATTGCGCTGTGGAAGAAGGCGCCGAACGGCACGATGCCGGACGCCGATGCGGACGCAGGCCTCATGGCGACCGCGAAATTGCTGGAAGAGCTTGGCCATGAAGTCGTCGAGACCGGACCGGAATTTGATGGCGAGCTGCTCGCCAAATACGCTCTGTTCACGATCTCCGCGAACGTCGCCGCCGCCTTCGACGACCGCTCCGAGATGCTGGGCCGGCCAGTGCGCGAGGATGAGATGGAGCCGATCACGGCGTCCATGGTTGCGCTAGGCCGGACGGTCCCGATGGTGGAACTCGCCAAGGCCAACAACCTCTTCAATTCGGCCGCGATCGACTATGAGCAGTTCCTGATCGATGGCGGGTTTGATCTGACGCTCTCGCCAGTCACGCACCGCGCGCCCGACAAGCTGGGCACCATGTCCCTTGCGCAGGACGGTGAAGCGATGGGCAAGGCGATTGCCGGCTTTGGCGCGCATTGTCCGATCTTCAACCAGACCGGCTGCCCGGCCATGTCCGTGCCGTTGCACTGGACCGAGGCGACCGATGAGGCGCCAGGCGGCCTGCCGATTGGCATGATGTTTGGCGGACGGCTCGGATCTGAAAGTCTTATGTTCCGTCTGGCTGGACAATTGGAACAGGCCCGGCCATGGGCAGGCAAACGCCCGCCGCACTGGGTGGGCTGAACCAGACGGACGAAAGACGATGAGCGAGCTGAAGACCCATTCCGGCGGTTGCCATTGCGGCGCGGTGCGGTGGGAGGTCGACCTGCCGGACGCGTTCGAGGTGGAAGACTGCAACTGCTCCATGTGCGCGATGTCGGGCAACATCCACATCATCGTCCCGTCGAGCCGCTTCCGCCTGCTGCAGGGGAATGACAATCTTGCCGAGTACACGTTCAACACGGGCGTGGCCAAACACCTGTTCTGCAAGACCTGCGGGGTGAAGAGTTTCTACATCCCGCGCTCCAACCCTGACGGCGTGGCCGTCACCTGGCGGTGCATCGATGACTGGCAGGACCTGAACGCGACCGTGAACAGGTTCGACGGGCAGAACTGGGAACAGCACGCCCACACGCTGGCGCACAAGTCGAAGGGCTGAGCCGTCAGTCCGCCATGTCGAGGATGCGGTGCATCTCCTCGTCGGACCAGCCGAAATGGTGGCCGTATTCGTGGATGGTGACGTGGGCCACCAGTTCGTCCAGCGTCACGTCCCCCCGCGCGGCCCATTCGAACAGGATTGGCAGGCGGTAGAGATAGACCAGCGGCGTCTGCATCGACGGATGCGTCACGCTCTCATGGATCAGCGGCACGCCGGAATAGAGCCCGCTCAGCTCCAGCGCATCGTCAATCTTCATCTCGTCGAGGATCTCATCCTCGGCATAGTCTTCCACGATGATGCGGACCGCGCCAGCAGCCGCCTGCATATGCTGAGGCAGGCGGGCGATACAGGCTTCGGCGAGGGCGAGAATGTCCTCCGCCGTCGGAGCGGTCTGGTCCAGCAGGCTCACGTGAGCTGCACGGCCGTGCCGGAGACCGCCACCATCATCATCGAACCCGACTGGCCGATGACGGTATAGTCAAACTTGGCACCGACAATGGCATTCCCGCCAAGCTTCCGGGCTTCTTCCATCATCTCGGCCATCGCGTCGTCGCGCGTCTCGCGCAGCGTGCTTTCATAAGCGTTGGACCGTCCGCCGACGATATTGGTGAAGCTGGCCAGGATATCCTTGCCAAGGTGCGCCCCGATCACGACCTCGCCGCAGACGACGCCGAGATATTTCGTGATCTCATGGCCCTGAACCGTGGGCGTTGTGGTGACGAGCATGGGTGGCAATCCTTTTGTGTTATCGAATAACGATATATTTGGGGAGGGGCGCCCAGCGTTTCAAGAGGCTTTTTCGAAGACCAGCGCGGTCCATTCAACACCCCGGGCCTTGTTTTCAGACATGATGGAGTTTCTGCGGACATGGCTGACGGGGCGGAGGCCATAAGGCGCGGCGAGGGCGATGGTTTCTTCGCCTGTCACGTCGAACATGCGGCGTCCTTCCGGTATGGGCCCGTGGCGCAGGCTCATGAACAGCCGGCCGACCGGCGCCAGAAGTGCAGCAACGCGCTCCATGCCGGTGGCGCGTTCATCCGCTGTCAGGTGCATCCAGACGGCATTCATCATCACCATGCCGAACACTTCCGCGCGGGCACGTGTGTTCACCAGTTCCGGCAGGCTGTCTTCCAGCCATGTGATCTGAGGCTCCGGATGAAGCTTCGCCGCCCGCAGGCGCATCGCCGCGACAGGTTCCACCGCCAGAACGGAATGCCCCAGCGAGGCGAGCCAGGCCGCATCGCGCCCGGTGCCTGCGCCGATGTCCAGCGTTCGCACCGGTGGCGCCGGAAACAGATGCCGCCAATGCGCATGCGTCTCTGGCGCCGACAGCGCCTCATAGCGCACGAACAGATCGTCCGCTTCTTCGGCGTATCCGGAAGTCGAGGTCAGCTCAGCCATGGGGGAAGCCTATCAGAAGGCTCCACTCCGGCAATCGGATCGTACTACTCCGCCGCCGTCTTCGCGCCGTCGTCGCCTCCGGTCAGGATCTCCAGCATCTTCAGGGCGCTGTCGGCGATGACGGTGCCGGGCGGGAAGATGGCGGAGGCGCCGGCGGCGTAGAGCGCGTCGAAGTCCTGCGGCGGGATCACGCCGCCCACGATGATGCGGGCGTTGGCTGCGCCTTCATTGCCGAGCGCGCGCTTCAGTTCCGGCACCAGCGTCAGGTGGCCTGCCGCGAGTGAGGAGGCGGCGACAATGTCGACCCCGGCTTCGCGCGCATCGGCGGCAGCTTCTTCCGGCGTCTGGAACAGCGGGCCAATCACAACATCCCAGCCAAGGTCCATGAGTGCGGAGGCGACGACCTTCTGTCCGCGGTCGTGACCGTCCTGGCCCATCTTGGCGATGTAGACTTTCGGCTTGCGGCCGTTCTGCTTCTCGAAGGCTTCGGCGAGGCTGAGGGCTTCGTCAGCCTTTTCCGTGCCTTTCACGCCGCCGCCATAGACGCCCTTGATGGAGCGGATGACGGCCTGGTGGCGGCCCTGGCTGCGTTCGACGGCTTCGGAGATTTCGCCCACGGTCGCCTTGGCCCGCGCGGCGTCCACGGCGAGGGCGAGGAGGTTGCCCTCGGTGCCAGCGGCGGCCTCGGCAATCGCGTCCAGCTTCGCCTGCACTTCGGCTTCGTCGCGTTCGGACTTCAGGCGCGCCAGCTTGTCCAGCTGCATCTTGCGCACGGCGGCATTGTCGACCTTCAGCACCGGCACGTCTTCGTCTTCGTCCAGCAGGAACTTGTTCACGCCGACCACGGTCTGCGTGCCGCTGTCGATGCGCGCCTGCGTGTTCGCGGCGGCTTCCTCGATACGCAGCTTCGGCAGGCCTTCCTCGATGGCTTTCGCCATGCCGCCCATTTTTTCGACTTCCTCGATATGGGCGAGGGCCTTGGCGGCGAGATCGTGCGTCAGGCGTTCGACATAATAGGAGCCGCCCCACATATCGACCGTCTGGCAGGCGCCGGCTTCCTGCTGCAGGAAGAGCTGCGTATTCCGGCTGATGCGGGCGGAGAAGTCCGTCGGCAGGGCGAGCGCCTCGTCGAAGCTGTTCGTGTGCAGCGACTGCGTCTGCCCGCCCGTGGCCGCGATGGCCTCAAGACAGGTGCGGATGACGTTGTTGTAAACGTCCTGCGCGGTCAGTGACCAGCCGGAGGTCTGCGAGTGCGTCCGCAGGCTGAGCGATTTCGGGTTCTTCGGATTGAAGTTCTCTTTGACGAGCTTCGCCCAGAGCAGGCGCGCGGCCCGCATCTTGGCGACTTCCATGAACGTGTTCATGCCGATCGCCCAGAAGAAGGAGAGGCGCGGCGCGAACGCGTCCACGTCGAGGCCCGCTGCCACACCGGCGCGGATATATTCGATGCCGTCGGCCAGCGTGTAGGCCAGCTCCAGGTCCGCCGAAGCGCCCGCTTCCTGCATGTGATAGCCGGAGATCGAGATCGAGTTGAACTTCGGCATGTTCTGCGAGGTGTAGGCGAAGATATCCGAAATGATCCGCATCGACGGCTTGGGCGGATAGATATAGGTGTTCCGCACCATGAACTCTTTGAGGATGTCGTTCTGAATCGTCCCGGCCAGTTTTTCCGGCCCGACGCCCTGTTCCTCAGCCGCCACGATATAGAGCGCGAGGATCGGCAGAACGGCGCCGTTCATCGTCATCGAGACGGACATCTTGTCCAGCGGGATGCCGGAGAAGAGGGTGCGCATGTCATAGATGGAGTCGATGGCGACGCCCGCCATGCCGACATCGCCCGACACGCGGACGTGATCGGAGTCGTAGCCGCGGTGTGTGGCGAGGTCGAAGGCGACCGACAGGCCTTTCTGGCCAGCGGCGAGGTTGCGGCGATAGAAGGCGTTGGAGTCTTCAGCTGTCGAGAAGCCCGCATACTGACGAACTGTCCAGGGCTGGTTCGTGTACATGGTCGGGTAAGGGCCACGGCCGAACGGGGCAAGGCCGGGGAAATCGTCCAGATAGTCCAGCCCGGCGCGGTCCGCCTCGGTGTAGGCCGTTTTCACTTCGACGCCTTCCGGGGTTTCCCAGGCCTCGCCAAGCTTTGGCGCGGTGGCTTTCGCATGGGGCGTGCCCAGGTCGAGTTTCGTGAAGTCGGGGAAATCGGTCATTTGGACGTCTCCAGATTCGCCGTCCATTCGGGGGTCGGCTGTTTCAGGATGAGTGTTTCGCTGGAGGTGGCAACGTAAGGCTTGCCGCTCTGGTCGATGGCGCCGAACAGATAGTCCTTGCGGTCAGCAGACCATTGGGCCTGCAGGATGATGACGGAGATCCGGTCGCCATTGGCGCGGGTCAGCACGGCCGGCAGCGGGCACTCGACCGGCGCGACACTGTCAGCGCCTGATCCGGCCGTCGCGAAGATGGCGCGGTTTTCCCGCACATCCCGCTCGACTGCCGGGCGACCCTTCACGCACGGATGGTGTTCCCAGTTGTCGAGAGTGAATTCCAGCATCATGGCGATCACAGCCCCAATTCGGCGTGGGCGAGTTTCAGGGTATGCAGCACGTCGCAGCCCATGAAGATGTTCGAGTCGATGCCATCGCCTTCATGCTTGCCGGCGATCCAGACATGCTGCGCGCCGGCCTCTTTCAGGGCCTTGGCGGCAGCGTCTGCCTCGTCGGCATAACGGGCGTCGGCGCCGCAGATGCAGGCGATGCGCAGGCCGGACGCCTTGAACGCGGCGGCGATCTCTGCGGCATCCTTCGGCGGCACTGGTGGTTCCTTGGCGGCGAGGCCGCCAGCCGCAAACAGGTTGCGGGCAAAGTCTGCGCGGGCCGTGTATTCGGCGAGGGGGCCGAGCGTCGCGAGGAAGATTGCCGGCTGTTTCGCAGCGGCGGCTGCCTTGTCGCGCAGGGCTTCGAAGTCCGCGCCGAGGTGGATCGGCGTGAGCGGTTCGGCTGTGGCATCGTCGCCCGTGGCGGGCGGCAGGTCCGGCACCAGCGCCTGCAGGGCTTCGTCCGTCAGTTCCGCGCCGGACCGCAGGTGCGGGGCATCGGCCACCGGGGCGGCGATCTCGTCCAGCAGGGGGAATTCGGAAACGCCCGTGACCGGGATCTTGCGTTTGGCGATGTCCTTGGCCCGGGCGTCGCACGTCGCTTTCACGCGGCCCTGGAAGGCTCCGGACATGAGGGAGGCTGCATAGCCGCCTTCGCTTTCGATTTTCTGGAATTCGGCCCAGGCTGCTTCGGCCAGTTCGTTTGCGAACGTCTCGGTGAACCAGGCGCCGCCCGTCGGATCTGCCACGCGGCCGAGTTGGCTTTCTTCCATGGCGATCAGCTGGGTATTGCGCGCGATACGGCGGCCGAGCTCTTCCGGCGTGCCCAGCGGCTCGTTGAAGGCGCGGATGGTCAGGATGTCTGCGCCGCCGACGGCACCGGCAAAGGCGGCCGCCGTGTTGCGAAGCATGTTGGTCCAGGCGTCATAGCGCGTCAGCATGCGGGCGGAGCTGTAGCCTTGAAGGCGCATTGGCTTCGCGGTCAGGCCGAGGGCTTCTTCCACCCGGGCCCACAACCGGCGCGCGGCGCGCAGCTTCGCAACGCCGATGCCGTAATTGGCGTCGAGGGCGAGGCAGAAGATCGTCTTCGCGGCCACGTCTGCGGCGTCCATGTGCGGCGCCAGGCGGCGCAGCGTGTCGACCGCAGAGGCGATCAGCGCGGCCAGTTCCTGCGCTTCCGATCCGCCGGCCTCGTGCACGGCGCGGGCGTCGATGCGAAACAGGTTCGCGGCCGGGTATTTCCCGGCCAGCACTTTGGCGAGTGCGCCTGCCTCGGCAAAGGCCGCGTCGAGCCCGCCAGCGAGCGTGCCGGTGCGGGCGAGGGCACCCAGCGGGTCCATGTTGAAGTCGAGTTTGGCGTCAGCCTTGTTGCGGGCCCATTCGGCCAGGAAGGCGGCTTCGCGCGTGCCGGAAGTCATGACCGGGTCAAGCGCAACGCCGGCAATGGCCGCGTCGACGCCGTTCAGGGCAATGTCATAGTCCGGCATAGTCATGGCCTGGACACCGTTATGTCCGGTCGGATCGACGCAGAGTTCGACCGAACTCACGCCGCGTTCCAGGTCACGCAGAACCTCGCTATGCGTGTGCGAGGGGGACGCGTGCGTGAAGGCCTGGCGGATGTCCCAGGGCAGCCACTTGTCCGGCGCCGCTGTCGGTCCGCGCAGATAAGGCGCCTCGCCGGGCGTGCCCAGCGGGTCCTCCGAAGCGGGGAAATCGCTCTCACGATAGAGCGGGCGAATCTTCAGCCCGTCCGCCGTGGTGCGGGTGATTGCATCAATGCCACGGCCCTTGAGGGCCTTTTCGACCGAGGCCATCCATTCGGCTTCGGTGGCGTCGGGAAAAGTGCTGGAAAGCGGGAGGATATCGTCTGCCATGATGGGTCCGTTTATTGGCGGAAAGAATTGCAAAAGGGAACCACTTACTTGGCGGCATTCCGTAGCGGCCCGGAACGAGTTGACGCAAGCCTCGTTTAATGCGATTGAGAATTATTCGCAAAAAGGAGATTCCCATGACACAAGCACGCGCGGTTCTGAGGCTCGTTTCCTGCGAAAACCCCGAAAATACAGGCGATTCCGGCGCCCCTGAAACTGGCGCACGCCGGGCCGAAGCACGGCATCGAGGAAGTGCGGACCATCGTCCGGCGGACACTTCCTGCCCGTGCGGGCCGCTGCAAGGCGAGGGCGATGCAGCGCGCGGCGTGCGTCAGGACCTTCTGAAGGAGTGGATGGGGTCTCACACCCGAATCCTCGGCCTCTGGCTCGACAGGCTCCTGGAGGAAGGTGACGACGCCGACCTCGTTTCCATGATTCACCGCCAGCACGCCTGGCTGTCCATGATGCAGGCCCGGATGGAGCGCGGCTGACCTCACGTCCGGCTTGCGGCACTCCCGCTCGGCAGGTTTAGTTCCCGGCAGAACACACCGGGAGGAAAACCATGAGACTGAAAGCCCCGCGCATCGCGCCCCTTACAGATGCCGACATCACTGATGAACAGCGCAAATTGCTCGGTCCGCGCTTTGCCGGGACGACCTACAATGTCTTCCGCACGCTGGCGAGCGACCCGGCGGCGTACAAGGCCTTCATGCACTGGGGCGGGTACATCCTGTCAGACAAGAACGACCTCAGCGAACGAGACCGTGAACTCGTCATCCTGCGCACCGGTTATAACTGGAAAGCGGGCTATGAATGGGCCCAGCATGAGCGGATCGGCTTGCGGTGCGGTCTGACGCCGGAAGAAATTGCACGGATCAAGCAGGGCCCGGATGCGCCCGGCTGGAGTGCAAACGACAAGGCGCTGCTTCAGGCCACCGACGAACTGACATCCGACAGTTTCATTACCGACGAGACCTGGGCTGCGCTGTCCGGCTTCAGCAAGAAGCAGAAGATGGATCTGGTCATGACGGTTGGCCAGTACACGCAGGTCTCCATGATGCTGAACTCTTTCGGCGTGCAGCTGGACGATGACCTGACCCTCGACCCGGACCTTGCCAAATGAGCCTTGGCGATGTGACCGGCCGTCTGTCTGGCAAGGTCGCCATCATTACCGGCGCAGGCCAGACGCCGGGGGAGATGGTCGGCAATGGCAAGGCGATTGCGCTGCTCTTTGCGCAAGCCGGGGCGAGCGTCCTGTGCGTAGACCAGGACAAGGACCGCGCAGAAGCGACCGTGTCTGAGATTACCAGGGCGGGCGGCAAAGCGCAGTTTTTCGCTGCAGATGTCAGCGACCCGCAGGGCGCCGCTGCGATTGCGGAGGCTTCTGAAG
Coding sequences:
- a CDS encoding methylmalonyl-CoA mutase family protein, with translation MADDILPLSSTFPDATEAEWMASVEKALKGRGIDAITRTTADGLKIRPLYRESDFPASEDPLGTPGEAPYLRGPTAAPDKWLPWDIRQAFTHASPSHTHSEVLRDLERGVSSVELCVDPTGHNGVQAMTMPDYDIALNGVDAAIAGVALDPVMTSGTREAAFLAEWARNKADAKLDFNMDPLGALARTGTLAGGLDAAFAEAGALAKVLAGKYPAANLFRIDARAVHEAGGSEAQELAALIASAVDTLRRLAPHMDAADVAAKTIFCLALDANYGIGVAKLRAARRLWARVEEALGLTAKPMRLQGYSSARMLTRYDAWTNMLRNTAAAFAGAVGGADILTIRAFNEPLGTPEELGRRIARNTQLIAMEESQLGRVADPTGGAWFTETFANELAEAAWAEFQKIESEGGYAASLMSGAFQGRVKATCDARAKDIAKRKIPVTGVSEFPLLDEIAAPVADAPHLRSGAELTDEALQALVPDLPPATGDDATAEPLTPIHLGADFEALRDKAAAAAKQPAIFLATLGPLAEYTARADFARNLFAAGGLAAKEPPVPPKDAAEIAAAFKASGLRIACICGADARYADEADAAAKALKEAGAQHVWIAGKHEGDGIDSNIFMGCDVLHTLKLAHAELGL
- a CDS encoding GFA family protein is translated as MSELKTHSGGCHCGAVRWEVDLPDAFEVEDCNCSMCAMSGNIHIIVPSSRFRLLQGNDNLAEYTFNTGVAKHLFCKTCGVKSFYIPRSNPDGVAVTWRCIDDWQDLNATVNRFDGQNWEQHAHTLAHKSKG
- a CDS encoding EF-hand domain-containing protein: MKRIFLATASLAAVAMVTLPAMAGPRGGPGSGPGMMKDRMVEMMDTDGDGQVSDAEIKAHKAAMFVAIDTNGDGQLSQDELSAHHDVMRAQMQARFEERRGDRVDYMFERYDTNKDGSITRDEVTAAQAARAAEWKAKKAERKAQWAEKGAQMQAKRFADMDKDGNGTISQEEFESAPMGHGRRGKFGPPGMDDMPPPPPPVDE
- a CDS encoding RNA polymerase sigma factor yields the protein MAFVSDLDQITRAAAGDPSAVAWLVDRYSPGVLGLATRMLGDRMEAEDVTQETFLRAWKALPGWEPRAKFSTWLHRVALNLCYDILRKRRESLPGELPEMTDPELTPPERLMQTERVKAIETAIAALPERQAAALTLCALQGHSQVEAAEIMETSEEALESLLARARRSLRATLAERSVA
- a CDS encoding amidase, with product MREYADYDGLGLAELVRSKQVSAAELLEAAATRAEAAQETLNCFSALYPDLAKSQLEGGTGDGPFAGVPFVTKDLAVEVKGAPLTNGSVAWKGNVAQRDSVLTERYRKAGLIFFGQTTTPEYGLTTTTESTLYGQTRNPWDLTRTSGGSSGGASAAVAAGVLPVAQASDGGGSIRIPASCTGLFGIKPSRGRVPMGPGRTEGWNGMSTVHAVSRTVRDSAALLDACHGRETGSRYVAPAPDRPYLEEVSRGPSKLRIALWKKAPNGTMPDADADAGLMATAKLLEELGHEVVETGPEFDGELLAKYALFTISANVAAAFDDRSEMLGRPVREDEMEPITASMVALGRTVPMVELAKANNLFNSAAIDYEQFLIDGGFDLTLSPVTHRAPDKLGTMSLAQDGEAMGKAIAGFGAHCPIFNQTGCPAMSVPLHWTEATDEAPGGLPIGMMFGGRLGSESLMFRLAGQLEQARPWAGKRPPHWVG
- a CDS encoding metallopeptidase family protein, producing MSLLDQTAPTAEDILALAEACIARLPQHMQAAAGAVRIIVEDYAEDEILDEMKIDDALELSGLYSGVPLIHESVTHPSMQTPLVYLYRLPILFEWAARGDVTLDELVAHVTIHEYGHHFGWSDEEMHRILDMAD
- a CDS encoding YbjQ family protein, whose amino-acid sequence is MLVTTTPTVQGHEITKYLGVVCGEVVIGAHLGKDILASFTNIVGGRSNAYESTLRETRDDAMAEMMEEARKLGGNAIVGAKFDYTVIGQSGSMMMVAVSGTAVQLT
- a CDS encoding periplasmic heavy metal sensor — its product is MSDAPETSRPWPRWLIVSLMANMILLGLLAGFLLQSGPTGKPYGAPPERSSWASRDDGSRDIMRRVFRQAFKASGEERTARAEARARLGEAVAADPYDADAVREAFRELRAADDTVNEAMHEAMVDLFATMPVDERAKMARFLKHGPGDRRPERRMRPDRPGGPGERGAPPPPDMEP
- a CDS encoding class I SAM-dependent methyltransferase, producing MAELTSTSGYAEEADDLFVRYEALSAPETHAHWRHLFPAPPVRTLDIGAGTGRDAAWLASLGHSVLAVEPVAAMRLRAAKLHPEPQITWLEDSLPELVNTRARAEVFGMVMMNAVWMHLTADERATGMERVAALLAPVGRLFMSLRHGPIPEGRRMFDVTGEETIALAAPYGLRPVSHVRRNSIMSENKARGVEWTALVFEKAS
- the scpA gene encoding methylmalonyl-CoA mutase; this encodes MTDFPDFTKLDLGTPHAKATAPKLGEAWETPEGVEVKTAYTEADRAGLDYLDDFPGLAPFGRGPYPTMYTNQPWTVRQYAGFSTAEDSNAFYRRNLAAGQKGLSVAFDLATHRGYDSDHVRVSGDVGMAGVAIDSIYDMRTLFSGIPLDKMSVSMTMNGAVLPILALYIVAAEEQGVGPEKLAGTIQNDILKEFMVRNTYIYPPKPSMRIISDIFAYTSQNMPKFNSISISGYHMQEAGASADLELAYTLADGIEYIRAGVAAGLDVDAFAPRLSFFWAIGMNTFMEVAKMRAARLLWAKLVKENFNPKNPKSLSLRTHSQTSGWSLTAQDVYNNVIRTCLEAIAATGGQTQSLHTNSFDEALALPTDFSARISRNTQLFLQQEAGACQTVDMWGGSYYVERLTHDLAAKALAHIEEVEKMGGMAKAIEEGLPKLRIEEAAANTQARIDSGTQTVVGVNKFLLDEDEDVPVLKVDNAAVRKMQLDKLARLKSERDEAEVQAKLDAIAEAAAGTEGNLLALAVDAARAKATVGEISEAVERSQGRHQAVIRSIKGVYGGGVKGTEKADEALSLAEAFEKQNGRKPKVYIAKMGQDGHDRGQKVVASALMDLGWDVVIGPLFQTPEEAAADAREAGVDIVAASSLAAGHLTLVPELKRALGNEGAANARIIVGGVIPPQDFDALYAAGASAIFPPGTVIADSALKMLEILTGGDDGAKTAAE